Proteins from a genomic interval of Flavobacteriales bacterium TMED191:
- a CDS encoding dihydroorotase gives MENLKHIVIRNAIIIDKNSPYHKKKKDILIEDGVIKKIDTKISIQSPFFETKINNLHISPGWFDLHTRLGEPGYEQRETIESGLNEAAKGGFTGVLVMPSTNPPIQRKADIHFLTRKAQNNIVELFSSXCITKDCAQQEITEMFDMHNNGALAFTDDKKTIQNSMLMNIALEYVKNFDGLIMTTSSDIYLSKNGQINESEISTQMGLNPIPELSEDIMIDRDLNILKYTQSRLHLSTISSYEAVNKIKNAKRSNLNISSDIAAYNLLLTDSWIDNFDSNLKVFPPLRSEKTRKKLISGILDGTIDAVSSDHSPIEIENKRCEFERAKFGIIGLGTVFPILNTVLHDQLDLSKIVELICHNPRKILKTKIPKIQEGQEANMTLFDPKKEWTYHDDHIHSLSSNTPLINYKFKGEVLGIINQKKIHLNH, from the coding sequence ATGGAAAATCTAAAACATATTGTNATTCGAAATGCAATTATTATTGATAAAAATTCCCCATATCATAAAAAGAAAAAAGATATTCTAATTGAAGATGGGGTCATTAAAAAAATTGATACTAAAATTTCNATTCAGAGCCCTTTTTTTGAGACAAAAATCAATAACTTACATATTTCTCCNGGCTGGTTCGATTTACACACAAGACTTGGTGAACCAGGTTACGAACAAAGAGAAACAATTGAAAGTGGGTTAAATGAAGCGGCAAAAGGTGGATTTACCGGAGTTTTAGTCATGCCTAGTACTAATCCGCCTATTCAAAGAAAAGCAGATATTCACTTCTTAACTAGAAAAGCACAAAATAATATAGTTGAACTATTTTCTTCAGNTTGTATTACAAAAGATTGCGCTCAACAAGAGATTACTGAAATGTTTGACATGCATAATAATGGAGCTCTTGCCTTTACTGATGATAAGAAAACTATTCAAAACTCTATGCTTATGAATATAGCATTAGAATATGTTAAAAATTTTGATGGGCTTATTATGACTACAAGTTCTGATATATACTTATCCAAAAATGGCCAAATCAATGAAAGTGAAATTAGCACACAAATGGGACTAAATCCAATACCTGAATTATCAGAAGATATAATGATTGATCGTGATTTAAATATTTTAAAATATACTCAGTCAAGACTACATCTTTCAACAATATCTAGCTATGAAGCAGTAAATAAAATTAAAAATGCAAAAAGAAGTAACCTAAATATCTCTTCTGATATAGCTGCATATAACCTACTGCTTACAGATTCATGGATTGATAATTTTGATTCTAATTTAAAAGTATTTCCACCATTAAGGAGCGAGAAAACTAGAAAAAAATTAATCAGTGGAATTCTTGACGGGACTATAGATGCAGTCTCATCTGATCATTCACCTATTGAAATTGAAAATAAACGATGTGAATTTGAAAGAGCAAAATTTGGTATCATCGGACTAGGTACAGTCTTTCCAATTTTAAATACTGTACTACACGACCAATTAGATTTATCTAAAATTGTTGAATTAATTTGTCATAATCCCCGAAAAATCCTTAAAACAAAGATACCTAAGATACAAGAAGGACAAGAAGCCAATATGACATTATTTGATCCAAAAAAAGAGTGGACTTATCATGATGATCATATTCATTCATTATCTAGCAACACACCATTAATTAATTATAAGTTTAAAGGCGAAGTATTAGGAATAATTAATCAAAAAAAAATACACCTAAATCATTAA
- a CDS encoding 3-deoxy-8-phosphooctulonate synthase: MISLEKTLNSKKLFLIAGPCVIENEKITFEIANEIKQITSELDIPFIFKASYKKANRSKINSFTGPGIEEGLKILQNIKTQLSVPITSDVHSIGDIMKASSILDIIQIPAFLCRQTDLLITAAKTNKYVNVKKGPFLSGESCKFIVDKITTLNNKKIILTERGNSFGYENLIVDMRNIPILKMNNCPVVIDATHANQKPNQTKGVSGGTPQFIDTIASAAIAAGADGIFIETHPNPKEALSDGSNMLKTDQLKSLLTKLIAIKKAISF; this comes from the coding sequence ATGATATCATTAGAAAAAACTCTTAATTCAAAAAAATTGTTTCTAATTGCTGGTCCTTGTGTTATTGAAAATGAAAAAATAACGTTTGAAATTGCCAACGAGATAAAACAAATTACTTCTGAACTAGATATTCCATTTATATTTAAAGCTTCATATAAGAAGGCTAACCGTTCTAAAATAAATTCATTTACAGGACCTGGAATAGAAGAGGGTTTAAAAATCCTTCAAAATATAAAAACTCAATTATCAGTACCAATTACTAGCGATGTACACAGTATAGGGGACATAATGAAAGCATCAAGTATTCTGGATATAATACAAATTCCTGCATTTTTATGTAGACAAACAGATTTGTTAATTACTGCTGCAAAAACCAATAAATATGTCAATGTTAAAAAAGGACCATTTCTTTCTGGAGAATCATGTAAATTTATTGTAGACAAAATCACCACTTTAAATAATAAAAAAATCATTTTAACTGAGAGGGGGAATTCATTTGGATATGAAAATTTAATTGTAGACATGAGAAATATTCCAATACTAAAAATGAATAATTGTCCGGTTGTAATTGATGCAACTCATGCCAACCAAAAACCGAATCAAACAAAAGGGGTTTCTGGAGGAACTCCTCAATTTATTGACACAATTGCATCTGCTGCAATAGCTGCAGGTGCAGATGGAATATTTATTGAAACACATCCTAATCCTAAAGAAGCTCTTTCTGATGGTTCTAACATGCTAAAGACTGATCAATTAAAATCTCTTTTAACAAAACTAATTGCAATTAAAAAAGCTATAAGCTTTTAA
- a CDS encoding MBL fold metallo-hydrolase: protein MKVKFLGTGTSQGVPMLGCTCQVCKSNNTKDSRLRSSILISIDSFNILIDIGPDFRYQMLRINCKSVDAILFTHQHRDHTAGIDDLRPIYYKNKKPISLFAEKFVFDQIKSDFHYLFGTKDYPGKPKFKLNVIKNSSFLVSKILVTPIRVMHYKLPVFGYRIGDLAYITDANYIEEREKEKLFGIKVLIINSLQKDKHISHYNLDESLNLIDEVKPQKAYLTHIGHGMGLHSHVNKELPKNVYLAFDNLEIICS, encoded by the coding sequence ATTAAAGTAAAATTTTTAGGAACAGGAACTTCTCAAGGTGTACCGATGCTCGGATGTACTTGTCAAGTATGCAAGTCAAATAATACAAAGGACAGTAGGTTGCGAAGTTCTATTTTAATTTCAATTGATAGTTTTAATATTTTAATTGATATTGGTCCTGACTTTCGCTATCAAATGTTAAGAATTAATTGTAAATCGGTTGATGCTATTTTATTTACTCATCAACATAGAGATCATACAGCGGGTATAGATGATTTACGTCCTATATACTATAAAAATAAAAAACCAATTTCCTTATTTGCAGAGAAGTTTGTTTTTGATCAAATTAAATCAGATTTTCACTATTTATTCGGTACTAAAGATTATCCTGGAAAGCCTAAGTTTAAATTAAATGTAATTAAAAATAGTTCTTTTCTAGTTTCGAAAATTTTGGTAACTCCAATTAGAGTAATGCATTATAAGTTACCAGTTTTTGGTTATAGAATTGGAGACTTAGCTTATATAACAGATGCAAATTACATCGAGGAAAGAGAAAAAGAAAAATTATTTGGGATAAAAGTGTTAATAATTAATTCCTTACAAAAAGATAAGCATATTTCGCATTATAATTTAGACGAGTCATTAAATTTAATAGATGAAGTAAAACCTCAAAAGGCTTATTTAACTCATATTGGTCATGGTATGGGACTACATAGTCATGTTAATAAAGAATTGCCAAAGAATGTTTATTTAGCTTTTGATAATTTAGAAATTATTTGTAGTTAA